A genomic stretch from Candidatus Kryptonium sp. includes:
- the pssA gene encoding CDP-diacylglycerol--serine O-phosphatidyltransferase gives MRKNRFIFVPSLFTVLNMFSGFLAILNAINEAYIQSAWFIILAAIFDSLDGAMARLTKSATEFGVELDSLADVISFGVAPSVLVYKFYFHEFGEIGIFISSLLMIFGAMRLARFNVELVGFDKEFFKGLPIPMSASTVASYIILFYNSETGMPSLQKHALIPMVIALSLLMISSIKYDTIPKLSIKSIKSSPIKFFYFYFGVILAILTRGKIIFPLIVIFILFGAVRSLINTFKPVPGLAGTTPSNEDENLHDFDV, from the coding sequence ATGAGAAAAAACAGATTTATTTTCGTCCCGAGTTTATTCACAGTTTTGAATATGTTCTCTGGTTTCCTTGCAATTTTAAACGCAATAAATGAGGCATATATTCAATCAGCGTGGTTTATAATTTTAGCTGCGATATTTGACTCACTTGATGGAGCAATGGCAAGATTAACTAAATCAGCGACAGAGTTCGGAGTCGAGCTTGATTCACTTGCTGATGTAATATCTTTTGGAGTTGCTCCATCCGTTCTTGTTTATAAATTTTATTTTCACGAATTCGGTGAAATTGGTATCTTCATCAGTTCGTTATTGATGATATTTGGTGCGATGCGTCTTGCGAGATTCAATGTTGAGCTGGTTGGTTTTGACAAAGAATTCTTCAAAGGACTTCCAATTCCAATGTCTGCGTCAACCGTGGCTTCTTATATAATTTTATTCTACAACAGCGAAACTGGCATGCCTTCTCTCCAAAAGCATGCATTAATACCGATGGTGATCGCCCTTTCACTTCTTATGATAAGTTCAATTAAATATGACACGATTCCAAAGCTCTCAATAAAATCAATCAAATCATCGCCAATTAAATTTTTCTATTTCTACTTTGGTGTAATACTTGCTATCTTAACTCGTGGTAAAATCATATTTCCTTTGATCGTTATATTTATCCTCTTTGGCGCCGTAAGATCTTTAATTAACACATTTAAACCTGTTCCCGGATTAGCTGGAACAACTCCATCAAACGAGGATGAAAATTTACACGACTTTGATGTTTAA
- a CDS encoding AAA family ATPase — MVKLKFKKSFNELKPEELKWACPVEKLQFETTNEVEPLEDIIGQERALKALKLGTELFAPGYNIFVCGLTGTGRMTTIKHILKQISPKAPQAPDRCYVYNFKNPDEPRLLEFPRGQAIMFKRNMEAMVFYLKQKIPRTLEDEKYIEARNKIIEKYQRKEQELFREFQKKVESERFAIINMQIENVVRPSIVPIVEGKPMPIEQLFNLAKAGKIPEETVREIQQKYLELQSEMQEIFRKEMLLAREMTRELEELEREAVKSIIEGIIDEIKEQFKIPKVHEYLDEVRKHILNNLNIFKKASDEGKLLVPIPEQKDEADPFLPYRVNVILDNSEQEGVPVIIETTPTFANIFGTIEKVYDSRGFWRTDFTKIKAGSLLKADGGYLVLNARDALSEPGVWKALKRTLIHRKLEIQPIDVFFQISSISLKPEPIEINTKIIMLGDPELYHLLYEYDEDFRKIFKVKADFDFEMDLTDESIIQYAKFVRKMCRDENLKPFDKEAIAKVIEFAVRQAGRRDKITTRFSLIADLIREANYWAGVDNSDFVKAEHVKRAIEESFNRRKMIEDKIKELIAKGVILVDVVGKRVGQVNGLTIYEMGDYRFGRPVRITASVSMGRDGVINIERESNLSGRIHDKGVLILAGYLREKYAQDKPLTLSASICFEQSYSGIDGDSASSTELYALLSALSGLPIKQGIAVTGSVNQKGDIQPIGGVNEKIEGFFDVCKAKGLTGEQGVIIPKKNVEDLMLRDDVIEAVRSGMFHIYPVETIEEGIEILTGVKAGKRLKNGKFEPGTVNYLVDKRLQEISKGLRKFAAS; from the coding sequence ATGGTAAAACTCAAATTCAAAAAAAGTTTTAATGAATTAAAACCTGAAGAACTTAAATGGGCATGTCCCGTTGAAAAGTTACAATTTGAGACGACAAATGAAGTTGAACCACTTGAAGATATAATTGGGCAGGAAAGAGCTTTAAAGGCATTAAAGCTTGGGACTGAACTTTTCGCTCCAGGATATAACATATTTGTTTGTGGTCTAACGGGGACTGGACGAATGACGACGATAAAACACATTCTAAAACAAATTTCACCCAAAGCACCACAAGCTCCTGACAGATGTTATGTTTATAACTTTAAAAATCCTGATGAACCGCGGCTTCTTGAGTTTCCTCGTGGACAGGCGATAATGTTTAAGCGAAATATGGAAGCAATGGTTTTCTATTTGAAACAAAAAATACCGAGAACGCTTGAGGATGAAAAATATATTGAAGCAAGAAATAAAATAATAGAAAAGTATCAGAGAAAGGAACAGGAGCTATTTCGTGAGTTTCAAAAGAAAGTTGAAAGCGAAAGGTTTGCGATTATAAATATGCAAATTGAAAATGTCGTTAGACCAAGCATTGTCCCGATCGTTGAAGGAAAGCCAATGCCGATAGAGCAGCTTTTCAATCTCGCAAAAGCTGGAAAAATTCCAGAGGAGACAGTTCGTGAAATTCAACAGAAATATCTTGAGCTACAATCCGAAATGCAAGAGATTTTCAGAAAGGAGATGCTTCTTGCAAGAGAAATGACAAGAGAGCTTGAGGAGCTTGAGCGTGAGGCGGTTAAGTCAATAATTGAAGGAATAATTGATGAGATCAAAGAACAGTTTAAAATACCTAAGGTTCATGAGTATCTTGATGAAGTGAGGAAACATATCTTGAATAATCTTAACATTTTCAAAAAAGCATCTGACGAAGGCAAGTTATTGGTCCCGATTCCTGAACAAAAAGATGAAGCCGATCCATTTCTCCCGTATCGTGTTAATGTCATTCTTGATAATTCAGAGCAGGAAGGTGTGCCTGTTATAATAGAAACAACACCAACCTTTGCAAATATATTTGGAACTATTGAAAAAGTTTATGATTCCAGAGGTTTTTGGAGAACTGATTTTACAAAAATAAAAGCGGGATCTCTTCTTAAAGCAGATGGAGGTTATCTCGTTTTGAACGCAAGGGACGCATTGAGTGAGCCTGGGGTGTGGAAGGCGCTTAAACGAACTCTTATACATAGAAAACTTGAAATCCAACCGATTGATGTCTTTTTTCAAATAAGTTCAATATCGCTTAAGCCAGAGCCAATTGAGATAAATACAAAAATCATAATGCTTGGGGATCCTGAGCTTTATCATTTGCTTTATGAATACGATGAGGATTTCCGCAAAATTTTTAAAGTTAAAGCTGACTTTGATTTTGAGATGGATTTAACAGATGAGTCAATTATTCAATATGCTAAATTTGTTCGGAAGATGTGTCGTGATGAGAATTTAAAACCATTTGATAAGGAAGCGATAGCTAAAGTTATTGAGTTTGCGGTTAGGCAAGCTGGCAGAAGGGATAAAATTACAACGAGATTCAGTTTGATAGCAGATTTAATTCGCGAGGCGAATTATTGGGCTGGCGTTGATAACAGCGATTTTGTGAAAGCCGAACATGTTAAAAGAGCGATTGAGGAAAGTTTCAATAGAAGAAAAATGATAGAAGATAAGATAAAAGAGTTGATAGCAAAGGGTGTGATACTTGTTGATGTAGTTGGCAAAAGAGTTGGACAAGTTAATGGGTTGACAATCTATGAGATGGGAGATTACAGATTCGGTAGACCAGTTCGGATTACCGCAAGTGTATCAATGGGCAGAGACGGGGTTATAAATATAGAGCGTGAATCAAATTTGAGCGGAAGAATTCATGACAAAGGTGTATTAATTCTTGCTGGGTATTTGAGGGAGAAATACGCACAAGATAAACCGCTTACGCTTTCGGCAAGTATTTGCTTTGAGCAATCTTATTCTGGAATTGATGGTGATAGCGCTTCTTCAACTGAACTTTACGCGTTGCTTTCTGCACTTTCCGGACTACCTATCAAACAAGGCATAGCAGTGACTGGTTCTGTAAATCAGAAAGGTGATATACAACCAATCGGTGGGGTTAATGAAAAAATTGAAGGATTTTTTGATGTTTGTAAGGCGAAAGGATTAACTGGAGAGCAAGGAGTGATAATACCAAAGAAAAATGTTGAAGATCTCATGTTAAGAGATGATGTAATTGAAGCGGTGAGAAGTGGTATGTTTCATATATATCCAGTTGAAACGATTGAAGAGGGAATTGAGATCTTAACAGGCGTCAAAGCTGGAAAAAGATTAAAAAATGGAAAATTTGAACCTGGAACTGTAAACTATCTTGTTGATAAAAGGTTGCAAGAGATTTCAAAAGGTTTAAGGAAATTTGCAGCTAGCTAA
- a CDS encoding ParB/RepB/Spo0J family partition protein, with translation MKRRKWPIYPSNEVIPPELKELSQKIEDDGGAVLSIYREPYGKNWQIFALLPIEKVKPTPFQRDLSIAHVRRLKEVIEELKRFIDPIVIIRTEQGEYWTPNGNHRREALLQLGVKEIPAIVIPDTSVAFHILSLNTEKAHNLKEKALEVIRMYKGLLETDGRVSEAEYAFQFEEAYFITLGLLYEKYPKFSGYAYVPILKKVDNFIDAPLPDALNEREKRANILKDVDDIVEPIVHSLRERGINHPFLKQAVVSKVNPIKRKRAKTIDIGYDDLFKQMRKALEKLDPSTITMEELIALASEMSEWTAD, from the coding sequence ATGAAAAGGAGAAAGTGGCCAATATATCCCAGTAATGAAGTTATTCCCCCAGAGCTTAAAGAGCTTTCACAAAAGATTGAGGACGATGGAGGAGCTGTGCTATCAATTTATCGTGAGCCTTACGGAAAAAACTGGCAAATTTTTGCACTTCTACCAATTGAAAAAGTTAAACCAACACCTTTTCAAAGAGATTTGTCAATTGCACATGTAAGACGACTCAAAGAAGTAATTGAAGAGCTTAAAAGATTTATTGATCCAATCGTAATAATAAGAACCGAACAAGGTGAATACTGGACTCCAAACGGAAACCACAGAAGGGAAGCTCTTCTACAACTTGGGGTAAAAGAAATACCTGCAATCGTGATTCCAGATACATCAGTTGCATTTCATATATTATCTCTTAACACCGAAAAAGCACATAACCTCAAAGAAAAAGCACTTGAAGTTATCAGAATGTATAAAGGTCTCCTTGAAACAGATGGGAGAGTTTCTGAGGCCGAATATGCTTTTCAATTTGAGGAAGCGTATTTTATAACACTCGGATTGCTATATGAGAAGTATCCTAAATTTAGTGGCTATGCATATGTTCCGATACTTAAAAAAGTTGACAATTTTATTGACGCGCCCCTGCCAGACGCTTTGAATGAAAGAGAAAAAAGAGCAAACATCCTCAAAGATGTAGACGATATAGTTGAGCCTATCGTTCATAGCTTAAGAGAAAGAGGAATAAATCATCCGTTCTTAAAACAAGCAGTCGTTTCAAAAGTTAACCCAATCAAAAGAAAACGAGCAAAAACAATTGATATTGGATACGATGATTTATTTAAGCAAATGAGAAAAGCACTTGAAAAACTTGATCCATCCACGATAACTATGGAAGAACTAATTGCACTTGCTTCTGAAATGAGCGAATGGACAGCGGATTAG
- a CDS encoding ABC transporter permease — MRSRIYLTFLIPTLIILVFFFLIPLLIMFYYSFLQRGVYGGFEPIENIKEYVFSLAWLKNYIRVFDSLYIPIYLRSIYIAFLTTLICLLIGYPIAYYIAMKVKPEHKIIYLFLIIVPLWTSFLIRTYAWILILRDEGLVNLFLLKIGLIDKPLPLLYNEFSVLLGLVYGELPFMILPIYASLEKIDINLIEASKDLGADEFGTLKRVILPLTLPGIIVGVVIVFIPTLGSFIVSDLLGGAKNMLVGNLIQNQFIVARDKPFGSAIAFVLSFFVLILLYIYRKFSGGKIDIL, encoded by the coding sequence GTGAGGTCAAGAATTTATCTAACTTTCCTAATACCAACGCTTATAATCCTTGTTTTTTTCTTCCTGATTCCGCTTTTAATAATGTTTTACTATAGCTTCCTTCAGCGTGGAGTTTATGGCGGGTTTGAACCAATTGAGAATATAAAAGAGTATGTATTTTCACTTGCTTGGCTTAAAAATTATATCAGGGTATTTGATTCACTCTACATACCGATTTACCTTCGTTCCATTTACATTGCTTTTTTGACAACATTGATTTGTTTATTAATTGGATATCCAATTGCGTATTACATCGCGATGAAAGTTAAACCTGAACATAAAATCATTTACCTTTTTCTTATAATCGTACCGTTGTGGACAAGTTTCTTGATAAGGACATATGCTTGGATTTTGATTTTGCGAGATGAAGGACTTGTGAATTTATTTTTATTAAAAATTGGTTTGATTGATAAACCTTTACCTTTGCTTTACAATGAGTTTTCGGTTCTGTTGGGGCTTGTTTATGGAGAACTACCATTTATGATTTTGCCAATTTATGCGTCGCTTGAAAAAATAGATATAAACTTAATTGAAGCTTCAAAAGATCTTGGTGCTGATGAATTTGGGACTCTAAAACGAGTTATTTTGCCGCTTACCTTGCCTGGTATAATAGTTGGAGTGGTGATCGTTTTTATTCCGACTCTTGGATCTTTTATCGTTTCTGATCTACTTGGGGGTGCGAAGAACATGCTCGTGGGGAATCTAATTCAAAACCAGTTTATCGTCGCTCGTGATAAACCATTCGGTTCTGCAATAGCGTTCGTGTTAAGCTTTTTCGTTTTGATTTTGCTTTACATTTATAGGAAATTTTCAGGTGGGAAAATTGATATTTTATGA
- a CDS encoding Rrf2 family transcriptional regulator, with the protein MSGLLSKTAEYGMRAVLYIALNQSDNKKDKKRISTKDIAKDLKVPYHFLAKVIQKLVKAGIIHSKRGKNGGFFLKKSPEKVKLIDVGLLLKGKNFLQIVFSGFQVVQIKILVLFMTTGRSSEKR; encoded by the coding sequence ATGTCAGGTTTGTTAAGTAAAACTGCTGAGTATGGAATGAGAGCCGTTTTGTATATCGCCTTAAATCAATCCGATAATAAAAAAGATAAAAAACGAATAAGCACGAAGGACATAGCGAAGGATTTAAAGGTTCCTTATCATTTCCTTGCGAAGGTTATTCAGAAACTTGTAAAGGCAGGAATTATACACTCAAAGCGGGGCAAAAATGGAGGATTTTTTCTGAAGAAATCACCAGAGAAAGTTAAGTTGATCGATGTTGGCTTGCTCTTGAAGGGAAAGAACTTTTTACAGATTGTGTTCTCGGGCTTCCAAGTTGTTCAGATAAAAATCCTTGTTCTGTTCATGACTACTGGAAGGTCATCCGAGAAGAGATAA
- a CDS encoding cupin domain-containing protein produces MKMGIVRFLKFENYRWNGVEVKKYKDENNTWLNVCRQVIAGKSGEKMKFHLRYFEIESGGYSTLEKHKHEHVVICVRGKGKAIAGDEVFEMKFMDVLYVGSNVPHQFVNDSEEPFGFFCIVDSRRDKPKLLTKREIFEILKNEKIAKVVRIPETYPGLK; encoded by the coding sequence ATGAAAATGGGCATTGTGCGATTTTTAAAGTTTGAAAATTACAGATGGAACGGGGTTGAGGTGAAGAAATATAAAGATGAAAATAATACTTGGTTAAATGTTTGCAGACAAGTTATCGCTGGTAAGTCAGGTGAAAAAATGAAATTTCACTTAAGGTATTTTGAAATTGAATCAGGTGGATATTCAACGCTTGAGAAACATAAACACGAACATGTGGTGATTTGTGTCAGAGGGAAAGGCAAGGCAATCGCTGGAGATGAAGTTTTTGAAATGAAATTTATGGATGTCCTATATGTCGGTTCAAATGTTCCTCATCAATTCGTTAACGATTCAGAGGAACCATTTGGATTTTTCTGTATCGTTGATTCAAGGAGAGATAAGCCAAAACTTTTGACGAAGAGAGAGATCTTTGAAATTTTAAAAAATGAAAAAATTGCCAAGGTCGTGCGAATACCAGAAACCTATCCTGGATTAAAGTGA
- a CDS encoding phosphatidylserine decarboxylase family protein, with protein sequence MGKGRLITKYGVSTVIWAIGFSVVLLVISFLIKFTPLKIFLVLLAISISGFTLFFFRDPERKIPENNDLIISPADGKVFLIREFFENEFIFNDAIQVSIFMSPLNVHVNRIPISGEIKFLKYIPGKYIVAFDEKSSENNERKIIGIETEDGFKVMVKQIAGFIARRIVCDVEKGDKVIAGQRYGMIKFGSRVDLIMPKNKVEVMISVGQKVKAGETVIAKVKR encoded by the coding sequence ATGGGAAAAGGAAGATTGATAACAAAGTATGGAGTTTCAACCGTTATTTGGGCAATTGGCTTTTCCGTAGTTCTTTTGGTGATTTCTTTTTTAATAAAATTTACACCTTTAAAGATATTTCTTGTTTTACTCGCCATTAGCATCAGTGGATTCACTCTTTTCTTTTTCAGGGATCCAGAAAGGAAAATCCCTGAAAACAACGATCTCATAATTTCACCTGCTGATGGCAAAGTTTTTTTGATTCGTGAGTTCTTTGAGAATGAATTCATATTTAACGACGCAATTCAAGTTAGCATATTTATGTCACCGTTAAATGTCCATGTTAATAGAATTCCCATAAGCGGGGAAATAAAATTCTTAAAATACATCCCAGGTAAATATATTGTTGCATTTGACGAAAAATCTTCCGAAAATAATGAAAGAAAGATAATCGGAATAGAAACTGAAGATGGTTTTAAGGTCATGGTCAAGCAAATAGCCGGATTTATAGCGAGAAGAATTGTGTGCGATGTTGAGAAGGGCGACAAAGTCATAGCTGGGCAAAGATATGGAATGATAAAATTTGGATCAAGAGTTGATCTCATAATGCCGAAAAACAAAGTTGAAGTTATGATCTCAGTTGGTCAAAAGGTAAAAGCAGGAGAAACAGTAATAGCAAAAGTTAAGAGGTGA
- the groES gene encoding co-chaperone GroES has translation MAKVNIRPLSDRVVVKPLPAEEVTKSGLVIPDTAKERPQQGEVIAVGPGRITDDGKKIPMEVKVGDKVLYGKYAGTEISIDGEEYLIMRESDILAIIE, from the coding sequence ATGGCAAAAGTAAATATTCGTCCTTTGTCGGATAGGGTAGTTGTAAAACCTTTGCCAGCTGAGGAAGTTACAAAAAGTGGTCTTGTTATTCCTGATACAGCAAAAGAGCGCCCGCAACAGGGGGAAGTAATTGCAGTTGGTCCGGGAAGAATTACAGATGATGGCAAGAAGATCCCGATGGAGGTTAAGGTTGGAGACAAGGTTTTATATGGTAAGTATGCTGGAACTGAAATTTCAATTGATGGCGAAGAGTATTTAATAATGAGGGAAAGCGATATTCTTGCAATAATTGAGTAA
- a CDS encoding phosphoribosylaminoimidazolesuccinocarboxamide synthase: protein MLKKTKIQVFTPELVFEGNNKKFYTSEEENCLIMRFKDTIVLRNGTVFKMKGHGELRNKISTILFEYLRNFNILTHYIKPVDESSMLVRKLNMIPIKVVVRNIAAGNFCERFGIEKGTLLDQPVIELYYKNNTAQYPFVNEYHIYALHISTPEEIAMITRTASKVNAILRSFFERRNLKFVDARFEFGILGDDIVLGDEISPRTCRIWDMESNEPLDFERVRLNMGNIRESYMEILRRISI, encoded by the coding sequence ATGCTTAAGAAGACAAAAATTCAAGTTTTTACTCCCGAGCTGGTTTTTGAAGGAAATAATAAAAAATTCTATACCTCGGAAGAGGAAAATTGCTTGATTATGAGGTTCAAAGACACTATTGTCTTGAGAAATGGGACTGTCTTTAAAATGAAAGGACACGGTGAATTAAGGAATAAAATCTCAACCATTCTATTTGAATATCTACGGAATTTCAACATACTTACGCACTATATAAAGCCCGTTGACGAAAGCTCAATGCTCGTTAGAAAGCTTAACATGATCCCGATAAAAGTTGTCGTTAGAAATATAGCTGCGGGAAATTTCTGCGAAAGATTTGGGATTGAAAAAGGAACATTACTTGATCAACCTGTTATTGAACTTTACTATAAAAACAACACTGCTCAATACCCATTTGTAAATGAATATCATATTTATGCTCTACACATTTCCACACCTGAAGAGATAGCAATGATAACCAGGACAGCGTCAAAAGTTAACGCAATTCTGCGTTCCTTCTTTGAGAGAAGAAATTTAAAGTTTGTTGATGCAAGATTTGAATTTGGGATCCTTGGCGATGACATAGTTCTTGGAGATGAAATTTCACCAAGAACTTGCAGAATTTGGGATATGGAAAGCAATGAACCTCTTGATTTTGAGAGAGTTAGATTGAATATGGGAAATATCCGCGAAAGTTATATGGAAATCTTAAGGCGCATATCAATATAA
- the purS gene encoding phosphoribosylformylglycinamidine synthase subunit PurS has translation MIKVKIIVRLKDTILDPQGKTIQHALETLGYKEVESLRTGKFFEMNLNIDDEEKAKELADEICRKILANPVTEEYHFTLEKLTS, from the coding sequence ATGATAAAGGTAAAAATTATAGTCAGGTTAAAAGATACGATACTTGACCCTCAAGGAAAGACAATTCAACATGCTCTTGAGACGCTTGGTTATAAAGAGGTTGAAAGTTTGAGAACAGGGAAATTTTTTGAGATGAATTTAAACATTGATGATGAGGAAAAGGCGAAAGAACTTGCTGACGAAATTTGTCGTAAGATACTTGCAAATCCCGTAACCGAGGAATACCATTTCACGCTTGAGAAACTAACTTCATAA
- a CDS encoding ABC transporter ATP-binding protein, with protein MEKLDSSFEHALIEIQGISKSFGDVKVLNNIWLSINKGEFFSLLGPSGCGKTTLLRIIAGFEKPDVGKIVIDGVDYTSTPPYKRPVNMVFQNYALFPHLNVFENVAFGLRYQNIGKYEIKQRVLEALELVKMSGFEKRKPSELSGGQKQRVALARALVLRPKVLLLDEPLNALDPKLRKEMQIELKKLQHEVGITFIFVTHDQEEALSISDRIAVINSGKIEQIGTGYEIFEKPRTEFVANFMGAKNLFIGVLHKLSRNVFEIELPNLAKFKIAFNRDLKPNGNEFKFIVRPEKIFIRRTPIKNHAFVSIPAVVESKLYYGASTSWVLKANGFLIFVDEQNKNSGFKAEFHPGEKVYAVWDKRNIVFLESV; from the coding sequence ATGGAGAAGTTGGATTCATCTTTTGAACATGCCTTGATAGAAATTCAAGGCATAAGCAAATCCTTCGGAGATGTTAAAGTTCTTAACAATATATGGCTCTCCATAAACAAAGGGGAATTTTTCTCACTGCTTGGTCCAAGTGGGTGCGGGAAGACAACTTTGCTCAGAATAATTGCTGGATTTGAAAAGCCTGATGTTGGGAAAATTGTGATTGATGGTGTGGATTATACGAGTACGCCACCGTATAAAAGACCTGTAAATATGGTTTTTCAAAACTATGCTCTTTTTCCGCATCTAAATGTTTTTGAAAATGTAGCGTTTGGCTTAAGATATCAAAACATAGGAAAGTATGAAATAAAACAGAGAGTCCTTGAGGCACTTGAGCTTGTGAAAATGAGCGGTTTTGAAAAAAGAAAACCTTCGGAATTAAGCGGTGGGCAAAAGCAAAGGGTTGCGCTTGCTAGGGCTTTGGTCCTCAGACCAAAAGTTTTACTGCTTGATGAACCATTGAACGCACTTGATCCGAAGTTAAGAAAAGAGATGCAAATTGAACTTAAAAAACTTCAACATGAAGTGGGAATAACATTTATCTTTGTTACACACGACCAAGAGGAAGCTTTATCAATTTCAGATAGAATTGCCGTTATAAATTCAGGTAAAATAGAGCAAATTGGTACCGGGTACGAGATATTTGAAAAACCACGGACCGAATTCGTTGCGAATTTCATGGGGGCAAAGAATTTGTTTATTGGAGTTCTACACAAATTAAGCAGAAATGTGTTTGAGATTGAGCTTCCAAATCTTGCTAAATTTAAAATCGCTTTCAACCGAGATTTGAAACCAAATGGAAATGAATTTAAGTTTATCGTCAGACCAGAGAAAATTTTCATAAGAAGGACGCCAATTAAGAATCATGCCTTCGTTTCTATTCCAGCTGTTGTTGAGTCAAAACTTTATTATGGTGCGTCAACGAGTTGGGTTTTGAAAGCAAACGGATTTTTGATCTTTGTTGACGAGCAAAATAAAAATTCAGGATTCAAAGCGGAATTTCATCCTGGCGAAAAAGTCTACGCAGTTTGGGACAAAAGAAACATAGTTTTTCTTGAATCAGTGTGA